The nucleotide sequence ggactgtctcgTTTTGTGTACCCCTCATATTCATTATGTGTAAATCCAGCTACTTGTAAAGAGATCAAtaagacctttcttgacttcatctggaaaaataagcTCACAAACTAAAAAAATATGTCCTTTCTAACAAAAGAGCTGAAGGCGGTCTAGAAGTGTTTatttgttgacataaataacactttcaagataaACTGGTTGAAAAAATGTTTGCTCGATACTGattcaatatggtatttcattccaaataatgtgtttaataaattgtgaggtcttcaatttttactgaaatgtaattatattcctgaaagattacctgctaaattggctaggtttcaccaacaagctttactggcctggaaaatatgtttcctgcacaatttttccccctcataaagCGGAATAAGTTGAATAAGTCAAtgttctaccccagctggcatgagaggaatattgactttgttcttgatattttcgacaacaagggtaatattctcacatatgaacaatttctaacattgaaagagtttccaatacctttcagagagtttatttctgtgatcaaagccgttcccagtggtctaactacatTTATGAAAAGTAATCTTAATTTTGGGAATGATcacaaagtttatccagaactcagattggaaggcgtggacttacttgagaaatcttgttgtaataaatatataagacaaattcttcattcacaaaaccaacttacaccgagaggaaagtttttctggaacatgcttattcctgacattgtctggaaaaatgcatggttaaggccttacaaatactgtataccaaacaaagttaaggaagtgcacttcaaAATTKtacataaaatatataatatgttactattgcaatgataacaaaaccactgaaatgattgttaatttttttattcttgTTGMcaaatactttatacacaaacaaaaattccaaaattctataccaaaattaccaatttttctgattgaatttaattatcttATTAAAACACTAACCCCAGTGAGTAACGACAAGAATAACATCTTCATGAATCATTATAATAAGATATTTTCAGAGTGAATATAATTGCACttaaattgtatattttttgtattttatttgtatttatattttttgtatgtttgagcATTGTTAATACCGGTGTTTGGTTtgctagacatgtttgatgtagcaatgtaagttgatttttgtattatgaatttaaaaaattaaagaggacgtccgttccaccgctcttctgaagtcaatctaattctccggttggaacgttattcaagatgtatgttaacaacgttctaaagattgattcagtacatcgtttgacatgtttctactgactgttaYgtaacttttggacatttcgtcacgttatagtggaSgcgctttgtgactttggaattgtttaccaaaSgcgctaaccaaagtagctaattggacataaataacRgacattatcgaacaaatcaagcatttattgtggacctgggattcctaggactgcattctgatgaagttcatcaaaggtaaggaaacatttatcatgtattttctggtttctgttgaccccaaaattcttctgagctccgtctcagattattgcatgatttgctttttccgtaaagtttttttgaaatctgacacagcagttgcattaaggagaggtatatctataattccatgtgtataacttgtattatcatctacatttatgatgagtatttctgttgaaacgatgtggctatgcaaaatcacttgatgttttggaactagtgaatgtaacgcgccaatgtaaactcagattgtttgttataaatatgaactttatcaaataaaacatgcatgtattgtgtaacatgaagtcctatgagtgtcatttgatgaagataatcaaaggttagtgattaattttatctcttctgctttttctgactgctatctttcgctggaaaaatggctgtgcttattgtggtttgatggtgacctaacataatcgtttgtagtgctttcgctgaaaagcatatttgaaatcggacattttggtgggattaacaacaagaatacctttaaaatgatataagacacatgtatgtttgaggaattttaattatgagatttctgttgttttgaattttgcgccctgcactttctctggctgctgtcatatcgatcccggtagcgggatgcagccataagaagttttaaactagGGCCAGTAGTTTTTTTCTGACCACATGACCAGGAATAACTTCTAGTCCTGTCCACCAGGACACAATTTGGTGGAGTGAATGATTGGGAGGCGTACATATGGTGTAGCATGCAGAGTGGTGTGGTGTCCATGATTCGAAGTGGGCACTAAATAGCATAAACAACATGGTGTGGTGGACCCAGTGTCTGAGATGTTTTTAATGTTGTAAGTTAACACCCTGACTCTACCCTCTGACCTCTCCCCCTGACCTCTAGCCGAGAGAGCCCTGGACACCATGAACTTTGATGTGGTGAAAGGGAAGCCAATCAGAATCATGTGGTCACAGCGAGATCCCTCACTCAGGAAGTCTGGGGTGGGCAACGTGTTCATCAAGAACCTGGACAAGACCATTGACAACAAGGCCCTCTATGACACCTTCTCTGCCTTTGGGAACATCCTGTCTTGCAAAGTAAGATGGAAGTGTTTCCGGCCAGACATCTGTATGACCATAGACATTATGTGTATACGtactatgtaatgtattttttaaacggcatacatttttttctcaaaCAGGTTGTATGTGATGAGAATGGATCCAAGGGATACGCGTTTGTGCACTTTGAAACGCAGGACGCAGCTGACCGCGCCATCGAGAAGATGAACGGCATGCTTCTGAACGATCGCAAGGTGTGAGTGTCTGATTAACTAGGAGAGGGTGGGTAATGTTggttttaagttttggctgacttttcttagcgaaTTTAATTATGGGAAATTTCAGGCCCGGAGTGACCATAATTGTACACTTGCTAACTCGatcaaaaacgagggctgaggggcttacattGCCAACTTCCCTTGCTTTGTTAATCATTTGGACCAACGACAAAGATGGccgcggggattcccccaagggcataaggcgagggtaagtggtgGAGGGTATGTCTTTaatgagtttgaaacgcagcccctgttcctggagatctaccctcttgtaggttttcactccaatccCAGTTGTatctaacctgattcagcttatcaatcaTCTAATAATTAGattcaggtgcgctagattagggttggagcgaaaacttactggacggtagctctccaggaacagggttggagactcCTGGTTAAGATAAATCAAGGGCAGCTAGGATGTTGATAAGGATTGTAGTAGCTCATCTGTTTGCCTATACTGTGACAAGGCAAAAGACAATTCAACTTGTTAAGGGGGAAGTTAAACAGTTCTAGTGATAATGAAGGTGAATGAGAGAactcaaaaagggttctttggccaTCCCCATAGGTATAGGAGAACCTTTTtttcggttccatgtagaaccctctggaaAGTGATacacatggaacccaaaggggttctacctggaaccaaaaaggcctGTAGATAGATATAACGAGCCATATAACACCCCACACTGTCCCCATACACCCTGGCTTTCTGTGTGGTTTGTTGAACTACACAACTAACAGTGAATGTTTTTTTGCAGTGCTTACTGGGaaattaaccttttttttttaaacctacaAAACATGTCCACACTCTGGTCACCTCACACCCCGTGTTAGCTGAGCGTCCGTCTGTACGTTTGTCCACCCCGTCTGCCTGCctgacgtgtgtatgtgtgtctaaccACGCTTGTGTGTTTTAGTGATGGAGCGAGTGCAGGAATGCAATACTGGAGCACGGATTGGGAGAGGTCTGCATAGCAAGGTAAAGTCTGAGGTGAGGAAAATGATCCAACAAGCTCGTTTGGTCCTCAGCTTTCCTCTTTATGAacctctgtccctccatccttCAGGTCTTGGACCAGGAAATGTCATTCTTTGTGTGCTGTGTTCTGGGTGTATAGCATGAATGTTCTGGGTGTATAGCATGAATGCTCTGTTTTCCTGATTGTGGTGCCACAAACCGTGCAAGAAGTTTGATCAATGTTGTTCCTGAGAGGTCCTTGACTGACTCAATGTGCTCTTATACGAAGTGCTTCCTTCTATTTAGTAGTCATGTCTGGGCATCCTCAATGTCAGTGCTGTGAACACCAGCTTGAAGCCAGAAAACATGTATCTCAGATGAAAAACATGAGAGATGGATCAcagtccctttctccctcctgctCAGGACTGTTTTACAAGAGTTGTGTCGCTGCTCTCTCGCTGTGTTTAGGTTCGTTGGACGTTTCAAGTCTcggaaggagagggaggcagaactGGGGGCCAAAGCAAAGGAGTTCACCAACGTCTACATCAAGAACTTTGGAGACGACATGAATGATGACAAGCTAAAGGAAATGTTTGACCAATACGGTAAGCTGTGACACACAGGTTCATACTGAGTTTTCTCATTAGTGGAGCCATTTAGTTTTTCACATATTAGTCTTGAAATCCACCCAAGCAACCTAAACATGAACTTGCCTTTCTCCAAACTCATATACCGGAGTCTCAATTATTCCCTTTTCCTCCCTGCAGGTAAAACTCtcagtgtgagggttatggctgacCCCAGTGGCAAATCCAGAGGTTTTGGCTTTGTGAGTTACGAGAAACACGAGGATGCTAACAAGGTAGGTATATTATACCCACATAACAACAGTTGTCAATACAAGTCAGTGGGATTTCATTGTTGGTGGAAAAATACTGAGACAATCACTCATCACATTGTGTTAACTTATGGGTTTACTACATATACACTGGTTGTAACGAATTAATCTCTTCTCAGGCATGTGAGGAGATGAACGGTCAAGAGTTCAACGGGAAGACCGTCTTCGTGGGGCGTGCTCAGAAGAAGATGGAACGGCAGGCAGAGCTAAAGAGAAAGTTTGAGATGTTGAAACAGGAGAGGATCAGCCGTTACCAGGTCAGTCACCTCCTCTGGCACCACTATGTCTAATAGAACACTGATAAGAAACAAATGCCATCATTCAACTTGACATATTGTTTCATAGTACCCACCCATTAGGCAACAAGCCAGGCTGAGTATGTGTGTCATAACTGTGTATTTCTGGTTTCAGGGCGTTAACCTTTACATTAAGAACTTGGACGACACCATTGACGACGAGAAACTGCGAAAGGAGTTTACCACATTCGGGTCCATCACCAGTGCCAAGGTGAGAGCGTTTAGCAGAGGTCAATGTGATCCAACAACACAATGACCCCTTTTTAGTTTTGTATTTGGAGTATGTTATCCAGATCTAACACAGCTGACTTCTTTCAATGCAGGTGATGCTGGAGGAGGGGCGGTCCAAGGGCTTTGGGTTCGTCTGCTTCTCCTCTCCTGAGGAGGCCACCAAGGCTGTGACTGAGATGAACGGGTGCATCGTGGGCTCCAAGCCACTCTACGTGGCCTTGGCTCAGCGCAAAGAAGAGCGCAAGGCCCACCTCACTAACCAGTATGTGCAGCGCATCGCTGGCATGAGGGCCATGCCAGCCAACGCCATCATCAACCAGTTCCAGCCCGCCAGTGGATACTTCATGCCTGCAGTGCCACAGGTTAGTGTTGAAGGGAGAGCGGGTTCAAATGGTTTTGAGAGTTGTGTGCTTTACTGGAAATGCCCGTCACAACAGCCATGTCAGGGTTCTGACAGTTGATATGATAGACTGCTGTGCATATGCCAGTAAGAATCCGTTTTTTTTATGTAGAGTAAGATTGAGAACTTTAATGTTGTGCAACAttatgtgtgcgcgcgcgcgtcaGGCCCAGAACAGGACCACCTACTATGCACCCAATCAGCTGGCCCAGATGAGGCACAACCCCCGCTGGCAGCAGCAGGGTGGCAGAGGCCAAGGTGAGGGTTAGAGATGACATTATACACAATGACTGAATCTATCATGAGTTGTATATCCAGGCGATGTTTATTCAAGTACTACATGTCCTGGTGACATACTGTATTATGGGGACTTTAACTTCTGTCCAATAGTAACCCTGCCTCCACCTTCCTTCCTAGGTGGGTTCCAGGGAATGCCCAACTCCCTGCGCCAGCCTGGTCCACGTGCCAA is from Salvelinus sp. IW2-2015 linkage group LG9, ASM291031v2, whole genome shotgun sequence and encodes:
- the LOC111968814 gene encoding polyadenylate-binding protein 4 isoform X2, with the protein product MLFPRSLFPRPQNNPERALDTMNFDVVKGKPIRIMWSQRDPSLRKSGVGNVFIKNLDKTIDNKALYDTFSAFGNILSCKVVCDENGSKGYAFVHFETQDAADRAIEKMNGMLLNDRKVFVGRFKSRKEREAELGAKAKEFTNVYIKNFGDDMNDDKLKEMFDQYGKTLSVRVMADPSGKSRGFGFVSYEKHEDANKACEEMNGQEFNGKTVFVGRAQKKMERQAELKRKFEMLKQERISRYQGVNLYIKNLDDTIDDEKLRKEFTTFGSITSAKVMLEEGRSKGFGFVCFSSPEEATKAVTEMNGCIVGSKPLYVALAQRKEERKAHLTNQYVQRIAGMRAMPANAIINQFQPASGYFMPAVPQAQNRTTYYAPNQLAQMRHNPRWQQQGGRGQGGFQGMPNSLRQPGPRANLRHLTPNASDQGPRSMGPSGAQRIGIAGQAMGPRPSMGVPAPRAMTSYKYATSVRNTNPQVVHPIALQQSQPVVDVQGQEPLTASVLAAAAPQEQKQMLGERLFPLIQAMHPSLAGKITGMLLEIDNSELLHMLESKESLRSKVEEAVAVLQAHQAKKDATQKVGVITTTAAAATS
- the LOC111968814 gene encoding polyadenylate-binding protein 4 isoform X1, with amino-acid sequence MASLYVGDLHPDITEAMLYEKFSPAGPVLSIRVCRDMITRRSLGYAYVNFSQPTDAERALDTMNFDVVKGKPIRIMWSQRDPSLRKSGVGNVFIKNLDKTIDNKALYDTFSAFGNILSCKVVCDENGSKGYAFVHFETQDAADRAIEKMNGMLLNDRKVFVGRFKSRKEREAELGAKAKEFTNVYIKNFGDDMNDDKLKEMFDQYGKTLSVRVMADPSGKSRGFGFVSYEKHEDANKACEEMNGQEFNGKTVFVGRAQKKMERQAELKRKFEMLKQERISRYQGVNLYIKNLDDTIDDEKLRKEFTTFGSITSAKVMLEEGRSKGFGFVCFSSPEEATKAVTEMNGCIVGSKPLYVALAQRKEERKAHLTNQYVQRIAGMRAMPANAIINQFQPASGYFMPAVPQAQNRTTYYAPNQLAQMRHNPRWQQQGGRGQGGFQGMPNSLRQPGPRANLRHLTPNASDQGPRSMGPSGAQRIGIAGQAMGPRPSMGVPAPRAMTSYKYATSVRNTNPQVVHPIALQQSQPVVDVQGQEPLTASVLAAAAPQEQKQMLGERLFPLIQAMHPSLAGKITGMLLEIDNSELLHMLESKESLRSKVEEAVAVLQAHQAKKDATQKVGVITTTAAAATS